One stretch of Zerene cesonia ecotype Mississippi chromosome 20, Zerene_cesonia_1.1, whole genome shotgun sequence DNA includes these proteins:
- the LOC119835314 gene encoding serine/threonine-protein kinase 17A — MSVLSGICKADIKTASDGLLELSEEKLRSIMRSDPITDTYHVEQTPFARGKFASVRKIRHLVSGEEYAAKFIRKRRRAADTTREIHHEVAVLALCAECTRVVRLHEVYETRSEVAIVLELCAGGELQRLLDEEERLSEGAARRALRHVLEGLAHLHARRVAHLDLKPQNLLLSAGGEELVICDFGISRAIQPGAHVREILGTRDYVAPEILSYEPLSLAADIWSVGVLAYVLVSGYSPFAGDTKQETYLNIAQCQLSFPAELFRGVSQRAVQFIRETLVVDPKGRLTVEECLEHPWLKDEADIPRVIVGVGFGASELGTDDDADDDDVTCNGRDAVHVNGINGVNGVNGTNGINGHNGVSKCNGTTNGTHEDKESESAAEGGAREEEERDKPLKHARDASPPFPDAPSTPKVSRKSHPSPPSVLALCKKFQPDYEKPAKLSHAHTHTHAHAHSHAHGECGACACACPAPCLRMRATQDRAVLC; from the exons GGGCAAATTCGCATCGGTCCGCAAGATACGGCACCTGGTCTCCGGCGAGGAGTACGCAGCAAAGTTTATACGCAAGCGGCGGCGCGCCGCGGACACGACGCGCGAGATCCACCACGAGGTCGCCGTGCTCGCCCTCTGCGCCGAGTGCACGCGGGTTGTGCGATTGCACGAG GTATACGAGACTCGTTCAGAAGTTGCCATAGTACTAGAATTGTGCGCGGGGGGCGAACTCCAACGCCTTCTCGACGAAGAAGAACGCCTCTCGGAGGGTGCAGCCAGGAGAGCCCTACGGCACGTGCTCGAGGGGCTGGCGCACCTGCACGCGCGCCGCGTGGCCCACCTCGACCTGAAGCCGCAGAACCTGCTGCTCTCCGCCGGCGGCGAGGAGCTGGTGATATGCGACTTCGGCATCAGCCGCGCGATACAGCCGGGCGCGCACGTCCGGGAGATACTGGGCACGAGGGATTATGTCG CACCAGAGATCCTGTCGTACGAGCCGCTGTCCCTCGCGGCGGACATCTGGTCGGTGGGCGTGCTCGCGTACGTGCTGGTGAGCGGCTACTCGCCGTTCGCGGGCGACACGAAGCAGGAGACGTACCTGAACATCGCGCAGTGCCAGCTCTCCTTTCCGGCGGAGTTGTTCCGCGGCGTGTCGCAGCGCGCCGTGCAATTCATCAGGGAGACTCTTGTGGTAGATCCAAA GGGTCGTCTTACAGTGGAAGAGTGCCTGGAGCACCCCTGGTTGAAAGACGAGGCGGACATACCGCGCGTGATCGTCGGCGTCGGCTTTGGCGCGTCAGAACTCGGCACCGACGACGACGCCGATGACGATGACGTCACGTGCAACGGACGTGACGCCGTCCACGTCAACGGGATCAATGGAGTCAACGGAGTCAACGGAACCAACGGAATCAACGGACACAATGGAGTTAGCAAATGTAACGGCACGACCAATGGCACGCATGAGGATAAAG AGTCGGAGTCAGCGGCGGAGGGCGGCGCGCGCGAGGAGGAGGAGCGCGACAAGCCGCTGAAGCACGCGCGCGACGCCTCGCCGCCCTTCCCCGACGCGCCCTCCACACCCAAG GTGTCGCGTAAATCCCACCCGTCGCCGCCATCCGTGCTCGCACTCTGCAAGAAGTTCCAGCCCGACTACGAGAAGCCGGCCAAGCTGTCgcacgcgcacacacacacgcacgcgcacgcgcactcACACGCGCACGGCGAGtgcggcgcgtgcgcgtgcgcgtgcccGGCGCCATGTCTGCGCATGCGCGCCACGCAGGACCGCGCCGTGCTCTGCTAG
- the LOC119835256 gene encoding protein HIRA homolog isoform X2, with protein sequence MKLYKPNWVNHDDKSIFSVDIHPAGKRFATGGQGLDSGRVVVWNLNAVLFEEVELDPNVPKMLCQMDNHLACVNCVRWSNGGRYLASGGDDGLVMIWGLSVAVGAGKHKAETWRCLSTLRGHGGDVLDLAWSPLDKWLASCSVDNSVIIWNAEKFPEMVCVLNGHNGLVKGVAWDPVGKYLASQSDDKSLRVWKTSDWTQEKVITDPFEECGGTTHILRLSWSPDGQYVLSAHAMNGGGPTAQVVEREGWRCDKDFVGHRKAVTCARFNSNIFVKEGKKCCCAAVGSRDRALSIWLTSLKRPLVVVHELFSDSVLDMSWSSDGLNLLACSSDGTVACIQFTNKEIGTPLTLEEKNALYEKIYGKCPANDGGGDLSSNLLVECPEILLAREKQEAKKEPPKEESTPKSEKSQQKTYTPSPVSTQSSPAPLRPMDRQIETRTSDGKRRITPVFIPLTHADANESLGSQPGGLENCFSTSSQSKSRIRVERRDDIVIHPNVSNHAHSKTSDNALDQRLRKRTASALPGPKAEDLQTKRPCPSPPLGPAQASYLAPALSVPALGTAGPIVRAAGALRLQVVNKACNTPYGKLSRLELIPNNSASNDPVWETYLGAAVTCIACDARWVCVCCADGALHVWRLAKPKPQRALPPLALPSAAHKMTLSGDTLSVVTAAGELAVWHLPSAACTLHPLSFRNLLSNNTTVTHCSLLEDGNPMISFNTGKSYIYCKKLCAWVIWQDGGDPVRRAGGAGGAGGAGGAGRGPRVASPLHAARPPHTLRTHGKYSACAGRSWLEAQVSASLHLRLPRDYRHWLLALFAHLVAHGTEDHLRCILDDMLGPSHCTSLPKKWESTILDIKKHELLEEMLALLVRQLRWQRLYTEYSDQLNEIKQANGLLNGH encoded by the exons atgaaGCTTTACAAGCCTAATTGGGTTAATCACGATG ATAAGTCGATATTTTCTGTGGATATACATCCAGCGGGGAAGCGTTTCGCAACTGGAGGCCAGGGTCTGGACTCTGGCAGGGTCGTAGTTTGGAATCTGAATGCAGTTTTGTTTGAAGAAGTGGAATTGGATCCCAATGTACCAAAGATGCTTTGCCAAATGGACAACCACTTGG CATGTGTAAACTGTGTGCGTTGGAGTAACGGTGGAAGATACCTGGCATCTGGTGGTGATGATGGGCTTGTGATGATATGGGGTCTCAGTGTGGCCGTTGGTGCCGGGAAACACAAGGCGGAGACTTGGAGGTGTTTGTCTACATTGCGAGGACATGGAG GTGATGTGTTAGACCTGGCGTGGTCTCCGCTGGACAAGTGGTTGGCCAGTTGCAGTGTGGACAATTCAGTCATCATATGGAATGCGGAGAAGTTTCCGGAAATGGTGTGTGTGCTGAATGGGCACAATGGTCTGGTGAAGGGTGTGGCTTGGGATCCT gttgGTAAATATTTAGCGTCACAATCAGATGATAAATCATTGAGAGTGTGGAAGACTTCCGATTGGACGCAAGAAAAAGTCATCACAGATCCTTTTGAAGAATGTGgag GTACCACCCATATCCTTCGTCTCTCTTGGTCCCCCGATGGACAGTACGTGCTGTCAGCTCATGCAATGAACGGGGGAGGTCCGACCGCTCAAGTGGTGGAACGGGAGGGCTGGAGGTGCGACAAGGACTTTGTGGGGCATAGGAAGGCTGTAACTTGTGCG AGGTTTAACAGTAACATATTCGTAAAAGAGGGCAAGAAATGCTGTTGCGCGGCCGTCGGGTCTAGAGATAGGGCTCTCTCTATATGGCTGACGTCACTCAAGCGACCCCTGGTTGTCGTACATGAGTTGTTTAGCGATAGTGTGCTCGATATGTCGTGGAGTTCGGATG gATTGAACCTGTTAGCCTGCAGTTCAGACGGCACTGTGGCATGCATACAGTTCACAAATAAGGAGATTGGTACACCGCTCACACTTGAAGAAAAG AATGCCCTCTACGAAAAGATATATGGCAAGTGTCCAGCCAACGATGGTGGCGGTGATTTGTCATCTAACCTCCTGGTTGAGTGTCCCGAGATCCTGTTGGCGAGGGAGAAACAGGAAGCGAAAAAGGAACCACCGAAGGAGGAATCCACGCCTAAAAGTGAAAAGTCACaa CAAAAGACATACACGCCATCGCCCGTGTCCACGCAGTCCAGCCCGGCGCCGCTGCGGCCGATGGACCGGCAGATCGAGACGCGCACGTCGGACGGCAAGCGACGCATCACGCCCGTCTTCATCCCGCTCACGCACGCGGACGCCAA TGAATCTCTAGGTTCTCAACCGGGGGGTCTTGAGAACTGCTTCAGCACCTCCTCGCAGAGCAAGTCGCGCATCCGAGTGGAGCGACGAGACGATATCGTGATACACCCCAACGTTAGCAACCACGCGCACAGCAAGACTAGTGATAA CGCGCTGGACCAGCGCCTGCGCAAGCGCACCGCGTCCGCGCTGCCCGGGCCAAAGGCGGAAGACCTCCAAACGAAGCGGCCCTGCCCTTCGCCCCCGCTGGGACCGGCCCAAGCGAGCTATTTGGCCCCAGCTCTGTCTGTGCCCGCTTTGGGGACGGCGGGGCCGATTGTGAGAGCCGCCGGCGCGTTGAGGTTACAG GTTGTAAATAAAGCGTGTAATACACCATACGGCAAGCTGTCAAGGTTGGAGTTGATCCCAAATAATTCCGCCTCCAATGATCCTGTTTGGGAAACGTATTTAG GTGCGGCGGTGACGTGCATAGCGTGCGACGCGCGCTGGGTGTGCGTGTGCTGCGCGGACGGCGCGCTGCACGTGTGGAGGCTCGCCAAGCCCAAGCCGCAGCGCGCGCTGCCGCCGCTCG CGCTGCCGTCGGCGGCGCACAAGATGACGCTGTCGGGCGACACGCTGAGCGTGGTGACGGCGGCGGGCGAGCTGGCTGTGTGGCACCTGCCCAGCGCCGCCTGCACCCTGCACCCGCTCTCCTTCAGGAATCTGCTCTCCAATAATA CTACTGTAACGCACTGCTCCCTCCTGGAGGATGGCAACCCAATGATCTCATTCAACACTGGAAAAAGCTACATATATTGCAAGAAGCTGTGTGCTTG GGTGATCTGGCAAGATGGCGGGGATCCAGTGcggcgcgcgggcggcgcgggcggtgcggggggcgcgggcggTGCGGGGCGGGGGCCGCGCGTGGCGTCCCCGCTGCACGCGGCCCGGCCGCCGCACACTCTGCGTACACACgg AAAGTACAGCGCGTGCGCAGGCCGCAGCTGGCTGGAGGCGCAGGTGTCGGCGAGCCTGCACCTGCGCCTGCCCCGGGACTACCGCCACTGGCTCCTCGCGCTCTTCGCGCACCTCGTGGCGCACG GCACAGAAGACCATCTCCGTTGCATTTTGGACGACATGTTGGGACCGAGCCACTGCACGTCGCTGCCTAAGAAGTGGGAGTCCACCATTTTG GATATCAAAAAACACGAGCTCCTAGAAGAAATGCTCGCTCTATTGGTTCGCCAGTTGAGATGGCAGCGGCTCTATACAGAATACTCGGACCAGCTGAATGAAATCAAACAGGCAAATGGTTTGCTCAACGGACACTAA
- the LOC119835256 gene encoding protein HIRA homolog isoform X1 produces MKLYKPNWVNHDDKSIFSVDIHPAGKRFATGGQGLDSGRVVVWNLNAVLFEEVELDPNVPKMLCQMDNHLACVNCVRWSNGGRYLASGGDDGLVMIWGLSVAVGAGKHKAETWRCLSTLRGHGGDVLDLAWSPLDKWLASCSVDNSVIIWNAEKFPEMVCVLNGHNGLVKGVAWDPVGKYLASQSDDKSLRVWKTSDWTQEKVITDPFEECGGTTHILRLSWSPDGQYVLSAHAMNGGGPTAQVVEREGWRCDKDFVGHRKAVTCARFNSNIFVKEGKKCCCAAVGSRDRALSIWLTSLKRPLVVVHELFSDSVLDMSWSSDGLNLLACSSDGTVACIQFTNKEIGTPLTLEEKNALYEKIYGKCPANDGGGDLSSNLLVECPEILLAREKQEAKKEPPKEESTPKSEKSQQKTYTPSPVSTQSSPAPLRPMDRQIETRTSDGKRRITPVFIPLTHADANESLGSQPGGLENCFSTSSQSKSRIRVERRDDIVIHPNVSNHAHSKTSDNFPPSALDQRLRKRTASALPGPKAEDLQTKRPCPSPPLGPAQASYLAPALSVPALGTAGPIVRAAGALRLQVVNKACNTPYGKLSRLELIPNNSASNDPVWETYLGAAVTCIACDARWVCVCCADGALHVWRLAKPKPQRALPPLALPSAAHKMTLSGDTLSVVTAAGELAVWHLPSAACTLHPLSFRNLLSNNTTVTHCSLLEDGNPMISFNTGKSYIYCKKLCAWVIWQDGGDPVRRAGGAGGAGGAGGAGRGPRVASPLHAARPPHTLRTHGKYSACAGRSWLEAQVSASLHLRLPRDYRHWLLALFAHLVAHGTEDHLRCILDDMLGPSHCTSLPKKWESTILDIKKHELLEEMLALLVRQLRWQRLYTEYSDQLNEIKQANGLLNGH; encoded by the exons atgaaGCTTTACAAGCCTAATTGGGTTAATCACGATG ATAAGTCGATATTTTCTGTGGATATACATCCAGCGGGGAAGCGTTTCGCAACTGGAGGCCAGGGTCTGGACTCTGGCAGGGTCGTAGTTTGGAATCTGAATGCAGTTTTGTTTGAAGAAGTGGAATTGGATCCCAATGTACCAAAGATGCTTTGCCAAATGGACAACCACTTGG CATGTGTAAACTGTGTGCGTTGGAGTAACGGTGGAAGATACCTGGCATCTGGTGGTGATGATGGGCTTGTGATGATATGGGGTCTCAGTGTGGCCGTTGGTGCCGGGAAACACAAGGCGGAGACTTGGAGGTGTTTGTCTACATTGCGAGGACATGGAG GTGATGTGTTAGACCTGGCGTGGTCTCCGCTGGACAAGTGGTTGGCCAGTTGCAGTGTGGACAATTCAGTCATCATATGGAATGCGGAGAAGTTTCCGGAAATGGTGTGTGTGCTGAATGGGCACAATGGTCTGGTGAAGGGTGTGGCTTGGGATCCT gttgGTAAATATTTAGCGTCACAATCAGATGATAAATCATTGAGAGTGTGGAAGACTTCCGATTGGACGCAAGAAAAAGTCATCACAGATCCTTTTGAAGAATGTGgag GTACCACCCATATCCTTCGTCTCTCTTGGTCCCCCGATGGACAGTACGTGCTGTCAGCTCATGCAATGAACGGGGGAGGTCCGACCGCTCAAGTGGTGGAACGGGAGGGCTGGAGGTGCGACAAGGACTTTGTGGGGCATAGGAAGGCTGTAACTTGTGCG AGGTTTAACAGTAACATATTCGTAAAAGAGGGCAAGAAATGCTGTTGCGCGGCCGTCGGGTCTAGAGATAGGGCTCTCTCTATATGGCTGACGTCACTCAAGCGACCCCTGGTTGTCGTACATGAGTTGTTTAGCGATAGTGTGCTCGATATGTCGTGGAGTTCGGATG gATTGAACCTGTTAGCCTGCAGTTCAGACGGCACTGTGGCATGCATACAGTTCACAAATAAGGAGATTGGTACACCGCTCACACTTGAAGAAAAG AATGCCCTCTACGAAAAGATATATGGCAAGTGTCCAGCCAACGATGGTGGCGGTGATTTGTCATCTAACCTCCTGGTTGAGTGTCCCGAGATCCTGTTGGCGAGGGAGAAACAGGAAGCGAAAAAGGAACCACCGAAGGAGGAATCCACGCCTAAAAGTGAAAAGTCACaa CAAAAGACATACACGCCATCGCCCGTGTCCACGCAGTCCAGCCCGGCGCCGCTGCGGCCGATGGACCGGCAGATCGAGACGCGCACGTCGGACGGCAAGCGACGCATCACGCCCGTCTTCATCCCGCTCACGCACGCGGACGCCAA TGAATCTCTAGGTTCTCAACCGGGGGGTCTTGAGAACTGCTTCAGCACCTCCTCGCAGAGCAAGTCGCGCATCCGAGTGGAGCGACGAGACGATATCGTGATACACCCCAACGTTAGCAACCACGCGCACAGCAAGACTAGTGATAA TTTCCCCCCCAGCGCGCTGGACCAGCGCCTGCGCAAGCGCACCGCGTCCGCGCTGCCCGGGCCAAAGGCGGAAGACCTCCAAACGAAGCGGCCCTGCCCTTCGCCCCCGCTGGGACCGGCCCAAGCGAGCTATTTGGCCCCAGCTCTGTCTGTGCCCGCTTTGGGGACGGCGGGGCCGATTGTGAGAGCCGCCGGCGCGTTGAGGTTACAG GTTGTAAATAAAGCGTGTAATACACCATACGGCAAGCTGTCAAGGTTGGAGTTGATCCCAAATAATTCCGCCTCCAATGATCCTGTTTGGGAAACGTATTTAG GTGCGGCGGTGACGTGCATAGCGTGCGACGCGCGCTGGGTGTGCGTGTGCTGCGCGGACGGCGCGCTGCACGTGTGGAGGCTCGCCAAGCCCAAGCCGCAGCGCGCGCTGCCGCCGCTCG CGCTGCCGTCGGCGGCGCACAAGATGACGCTGTCGGGCGACACGCTGAGCGTGGTGACGGCGGCGGGCGAGCTGGCTGTGTGGCACCTGCCCAGCGCCGCCTGCACCCTGCACCCGCTCTCCTTCAGGAATCTGCTCTCCAATAATA CTACTGTAACGCACTGCTCCCTCCTGGAGGATGGCAACCCAATGATCTCATTCAACACTGGAAAAAGCTACATATATTGCAAGAAGCTGTGTGCTTG GGTGATCTGGCAAGATGGCGGGGATCCAGTGcggcgcgcgggcggcgcgggcggtgcggggggcgcgggcggTGCGGGGCGGGGGCCGCGCGTGGCGTCCCCGCTGCACGCGGCCCGGCCGCCGCACACTCTGCGTACACACgg AAAGTACAGCGCGTGCGCAGGCCGCAGCTGGCTGGAGGCGCAGGTGTCGGCGAGCCTGCACCTGCGCCTGCCCCGGGACTACCGCCACTGGCTCCTCGCGCTCTTCGCGCACCTCGTGGCGCACG GCACAGAAGACCATCTCCGTTGCATTTTGGACGACATGTTGGGACCGAGCCACTGCACGTCGCTGCCTAAGAAGTGGGAGTCCACCATTTTG GATATCAAAAAACACGAGCTCCTAGAAGAAATGCTCGCTCTATTGGTTCGCCAGTTGAGATGGCAGCGGCTCTATACAGAATACTCGGACCAGCTGAATGAAATCAAACAGGCAAATGGTTTGCTCAACGGACACTAA